A window of Ictidomys tridecemlineatus isolate mIctTri1 chromosome 15, mIctTri1.hap1, whole genome shotgun sequence contains these coding sequences:
- the LOC101966550 gene encoding cytochrome P450 2F5 isoform X4, giving the protein MKKMTSSTDSAVTGPPKGPDPLKRETEVERSGPRRGIAFSNGERWKVLRRFSVQILRNFGMGKRSIEERILEEGGFLLEELRKTEGEPFNPLFMLSRSVSNIICSVIFGKRFDYDDERLLTIIHVINDNFQIMSSPWGEMYNLFPSLLDWVPGPHQRIFQNFGNLRDLISGSVREHQATLDPNSPRDFIDCFLTKIAQEKENPLSHFHMDTLLMTTQNLIFGGTETVGTTLRHAFLALMKYPKIQARVQEEIDRVVGRSRLPTLEDRAAMPYTDAVIHEVQRFADVIPMNLPHRVIRDTAFRGFLIPEGTDIITLLNTVHYDPSQFLKPQEFNPEHFLDANQSFKKSPAFMPFSAGRRLCLGESLARMELFLYLTAILQSFSLQPLGKPEDIDLTPLGSGLGNLPRPFQLRLLER; this is encoded by the exons ATGAAGAAGATGACCTCATCAACAGACAGTGCTGTCACGGGTCCCCCAAAGGGACCAGATCCCTTAAAGAGGGAAACAGAGGTAGAGAGATCAGGACCACGGAGAG gcATCGCCTTCTCCAATGGCGAACGATGGAAGGTCCTGAGAAGGTTCTCTGTCCAGATTCTGCGGAACTTCGGGATGGGGAAGAGGAGCATTGAGGAGCGGATCCTGGAGGAAGGCGGCTTCCTGCTGGAGGAACTGCGGAAAACTGAAG GTGAGCCCTTCAACCCCCTGTTTATGCTGAGCCGCTCAGTGTCCAACATTATCTGTTCGGTGATCTTCGGCAAACGTTTCGACTACGACGATGAGCGTCTGCTCACCATCATCCACGTCATCAATGACAACTTTCAAATCATGAGCAGCCCCTGGGGCGAG ATGTACAACCTCTTCCCGAGCCTCCTGGACTGGGTGCCTGGGCCGCACCAACGCATCTTCCAGAACTTCGGGAACCTGAGAGATCTCATCTCCGGCAGCGTCCGCGAACACCAGGCCACCCTAGACCCCAACTCTCCCCGGGACTTCATAGATTGCTTCCTCACCAAAATAGCACAG GAGAAAGAGAACCCGCTGAGCCATTTCCATATGGACACCCTGTTGATGACCACACAAAACCTGATCTTCGGAGGCACAGAGACAGTGGGCACCACGCTGCGCCACGCCTTCCTCGCCCTCATGAAATACCCCAAAATTCAAG CCCGCGTGCAGGAGGAGATTGACCGCGTGGTGGGACGCTCCCGGCTGCCCACCCTGGAGGACCGCGCAGCCATGCCGTACACAGATGCGGTGATACACGAGGTGCAGCGTTTCGCAGATGTTATCCCAATGAACTTGCCCCACCGCGTCATTCGGGACACGGCCTTCCGCGGCTTCCTGATACCTGAG GGCACAGATATCATCACCCTCCTTAACACCGTGCACTATGACCCCAGCCAGTTCCTGAAACCCCAGGAATTCAATCCCGAACATTTCCTAGATGCCAATCAGTCTTTCAAGAAGAGCCCTGCCTTCATGCCCTTTTCAGCTG GGCGCCGACTGTGTCTCGGCGAATCGCTGGCACGCATGGAGCTCTTCCTCTACCTCACCGCCATCCTACAGAGCTTCTCGTTGCAGCCGCTGGGGAAACCCGAGGACATCGACCTGACCCCGTTGGGGTCAGGTCTGGGTAATTTGCCACGGCCTTTCCAGCTCCGCCTGCTGGAGCGCTGA
- the LOC101956400 gene encoding cytochrome P450 2F2 isoform X2 encodes MLITGVATLLLSLLVLALAWWGWGVHRVQIGRGLPPGPRPLGLLGNLLQLESGGLDRALMKLSRSWGPVFTVWLGPRPAVVLCGYEALRDALVLQADTFSGRGAMPVFQRFTRGNGTPFDPRQLLDNAVSNVICSVVFGKRYGYGDPEFLRLLELFHDNFQIMSSRWGEMYNIFPSLLDWLPGPHHQIFRNFEELRVFISEQIQQHQETRQSGEPRDFIDCFLDQMDKEQQDPESHFQEETLVMTTHNLFFGGTETTSTTLRYGLLILLKYPEVAAKVQAELDAVVGRARAPRLEDRVHLPYTNAVLHEIQRFISVLPLGLPRALTRDTHLRSHFLPKGTMVIPLLVSAHRDSTQFKDPDCFNPNNFLDEKGEFQSNEAFMPFAPGKRMCLGAGLARSEIFLFLTAILQRFRLLPVESPSNINLTPQCTGLGNVPPTFQLHLMAR; translated from the exons ATGCTGATCACTGGAGTCGCAACTTTGCTCTTATCACTCCTGGTGCTGGCGCTGGCCTGGTGGGGTTGGGGCGTCCACCGAGTTCAAATAGGGAGGGGCTTACCCCCGGGGCCCAGGCCGCTTGGATTGCTGGGGAACTTGTTGCAGCTGGAGTCCGGAGGCCTGGACCGTGCGCTCATGAAG CTCTCCCGCAGCTGGGGTCCAGTGTTCACTGTGTGGCTGGGCCCGCGCCCTGCCGTGGTGCTGTGTGGCTATGAAGCGCTGCGGGATGCATTGGTGCTACAGGCGGATACCTTCTCTGGCCGAGGAGCCATGCCGGTCTTCCAACGCTTCACACGCGGAAACG GAACCCCGTTCGACCCCCGCCAGCTACTGGATAATGCTGTATCCAACGTTATCTGTTCCGTTGTCTTCGGAAAGCGCTATGGCTATGGGGATCCAGAGTTCCTGAGGCTCCTGGAGCTCTTCCATGACAATTTTCAAATCATGAGTTCCAGATGGGGTGAG ATGTACAacattttcccctccctcctggaCTGGCTTCCTGGCCCCCATCATCAAATCTTCCGAAACTTTGAAGAGCTTCGAGTCTTCATTTCTGAGCAAATCCAGCAGCATCAGGAGACAAGACAGTCTGGGGAGCCCCGGGACTTCATTGATTGCTTCCTTGATCAGATGGATAAG GAACAGCAGGACCCAGAAAGTCATTTCCAGGAGGAAACCCTGGTGATGACCACACACAACCTTTTCTTTGGTGGCACGGAGACCACTAGCACCACCCTGCGCTATGGGCTCCTCATTCTGCTCAAGTACCCAGAGGTGGCAG CCAAAGTGCAGGCGGAGCTGGATGCCGTGGTAGGTCGGGCCCGTGCCCCCCGCCTGGAGGACCGGGTGCATCTGCCCTACACCAACGCAGTGCTGCATGAGATTCAGCGCTTCATTAGTGTGCTGCCCCTAGGGCTGCCTCGTGCCCTCACACGGGACACCCACCTCCGGAGCCACTTTCTGCCCAAG GGCACCATGGTGATTCCCTTGCTTGTTTCTGCGCACCGGGACTCCACCCAATTCAAGGACCCTGACTGTTTCAACCCCAACAATTTCCTGGATGAAAAGGGAGAGTTCCAGAGCAATGAAGCCTTCATGCCTTTTGCTCCAG GAAAGCGCATGTGCCTGGGCGCAGGCCTTGCCCGCTCAGAGATCTTCCTCTTCCTTACGGCCATCCTGCAGAGGTTCCGCCTGCTCCCTGTGGAGAGCCCCAGCAACATAAACCTCACCCCACAGTGCACTGGCCTGGGCAACGTCCCCCCAACCTTCCAGCTCCACCTGATGGCACGCTGA
- the LOC101956400 gene encoding cytochrome P450 2F2 isoform X1 has protein sequence MLITGVATLLLSLLVLALAWWGWGVHRVQIGRGLPPGPRPLGLLGNLLQLESGGLDRALMKLSRSWGPVFTVWLGPRPAVVLCGYEALRDALVLQADTFSGRGAMPVFQRFTRGNGIVFSNGPRWRTLRNFALGALKEFGMGTRSIEEHILEEAACLLGEFQATIGTPFDPRQLLDNAVSNVICSVVFGKRYGYGDPEFLRLLELFHDNFQIMSSRWGEMYNIFPSLLDWLPGPHHQIFRNFEELRVFISEQIQQHQETRQSGEPRDFIDCFLDQMDKEQQDPESHFQEETLVMTTHNLFFGGTETTSTTLRYGLLILLKYPEVAAKVQAELDAVVGRARAPRLEDRVHLPYTNAVLHEIQRFISVLPLGLPRALTRDTHLRSHFLPKGTMVIPLLVSAHRDSTQFKDPDCFNPNNFLDEKGEFQSNEAFMPFAPGKRMCLGAGLARSEIFLFLTAILQRFRLLPVESPSNINLTPQCTGLGNVPPTFQLHLMAR, from the exons ATGCTGATCACTGGAGTCGCAACTTTGCTCTTATCACTCCTGGTGCTGGCGCTGGCCTGGTGGGGTTGGGGCGTCCACCGAGTTCAAATAGGGAGGGGCTTACCCCCGGGGCCCAGGCCGCTTGGATTGCTGGGGAACTTGTTGCAGCTGGAGTCCGGAGGCCTGGACCGTGCGCTCATGAAG CTCTCCCGCAGCTGGGGTCCAGTGTTCACTGTGTGGCTGGGCCCGCGCCCTGCCGTGGTGCTGTGTGGCTATGAAGCGCTGCGGGATGCATTGGTGCTACAGGCGGATACCTTCTCTGGCCGAGGAGCCATGCCGGTCTTCCAACGCTTCACACGCGGAAACG GCATAGTGTTTTCCAACGGACCACGCTGGCGAACACTGCGCAATTTTGCACTTGGAGCGCTCAAGGAGTTTGGGATGGGTACACGATCCATTGAGGAGCACATCCTGGAGGAGGCGGCTTGTCTGCTTGGAGAATTTCAAGCTACCATTG GAACCCCGTTCGACCCCCGCCAGCTACTGGATAATGCTGTATCCAACGTTATCTGTTCCGTTGTCTTCGGAAAGCGCTATGGCTATGGGGATCCAGAGTTCCTGAGGCTCCTGGAGCTCTTCCATGACAATTTTCAAATCATGAGTTCCAGATGGGGTGAG ATGTACAacattttcccctccctcctggaCTGGCTTCCTGGCCCCCATCATCAAATCTTCCGAAACTTTGAAGAGCTTCGAGTCTTCATTTCTGAGCAAATCCAGCAGCATCAGGAGACAAGACAGTCTGGGGAGCCCCGGGACTTCATTGATTGCTTCCTTGATCAGATGGATAAG GAACAGCAGGACCCAGAAAGTCATTTCCAGGAGGAAACCCTGGTGATGACCACACACAACCTTTTCTTTGGTGGCACGGAGACCACTAGCACCACCCTGCGCTATGGGCTCCTCATTCTGCTCAAGTACCCAGAGGTGGCAG CCAAAGTGCAGGCGGAGCTGGATGCCGTGGTAGGTCGGGCCCGTGCCCCCCGCCTGGAGGACCGGGTGCATCTGCCCTACACCAACGCAGTGCTGCATGAGATTCAGCGCTTCATTAGTGTGCTGCCCCTAGGGCTGCCTCGTGCCCTCACACGGGACACCCACCTCCGGAGCCACTTTCTGCCCAAG GGCACCATGGTGATTCCCTTGCTTGTTTCTGCGCACCGGGACTCCACCCAATTCAAGGACCCTGACTGTTTCAACCCCAACAATTTCCTGGATGAAAAGGGAGAGTTCCAGAGCAATGAAGCCTTCATGCCTTTTGCTCCAG GAAAGCGCATGTGCCTGGGCGCAGGCCTTGCCCGCTCAGAGATCTTCCTCTTCCTTACGGCCATCCTGCAGAGGTTCCGCCTGCTCCCTGTGGAGAGCCCCAGCAACATAAACCTCACCCCACAGTGCACTGGCCTGGGCAACGTCCCCCCAACCTTCCAGCTCCACCTGATGGCACGCTGA